One Candidatus Binatia bacterium DNA segment encodes these proteins:
- a CDS encoding ABC-three component system protein, translated as MATSGTPGMPGTFDASAAAAGYAMQMRYALHRALELLRVGVEWQISVEAGDDIEIVSADGYRSLLQIKHRAPGTNLTNASSDLWKTLRIWAEGVADHSIALPTAHLYLVTTSAAAPGTVAEHLVDDSSRDVAAALVALNTIADAGASETNAKAYSAWRDLSDEERLALLDRVTVVPQNPDIDRVEDLLEATCRLSVRRTHVSAFVSHLEGWWFQRCIEIFRTEQATFVSGEEIDAYVSDLRESFLPENLPIDSDVPLLDPDTETFADHLFVAQLGWVGVGTSRIASAVRDYLRAYTQRSRWTRDSLVGPDELDRYERRLIEEWRYVFDRCAEELPADAGDAAKTAVAREIYRWVEEATAPPIREQCTERFLVRGSLHILADRADTGVGWHPEFAARLMALLEPATT; from the coding sequence ATGGCGACTAGTGGTACTCCCGGTATGCCGGGTACCTTCGACGCGAGCGCCGCGGCGGCCGGTTACGCGATGCAGATGCGGTACGCGCTGCATCGAGCGCTTGAATTGCTTCGAGTCGGCGTCGAGTGGCAGATTTCCGTCGAGGCTGGCGACGACATTGAGATTGTCTCGGCCGACGGATACCGGAGCCTCTTGCAGATCAAGCACCGCGCGCCGGGGACGAATCTGACCAATGCGAGCAGCGATCTCTGGAAAACGCTTCGGATCTGGGCCGAGGGCGTGGCTGATCATTCGATTGCACTGCCCACGGCGCACCTATACCTCGTGACGACGAGTGCCGCCGCACCAGGCACCGTTGCCGAGCACCTCGTCGACGACTCGAGCCGCGATGTGGCCGCCGCGCTCGTCGCACTGAATACGATCGCGGACGCTGGCGCCTCGGAGACCAATGCCAAGGCGTACTCCGCATGGAGGGACCTCAGCGATGAAGAGCGGCTAGCCCTATTGGACCGCGTTACCGTTGTGCCCCAGAACCCAGACATCGATCGTGTGGAGGACCTTCTCGAAGCGACGTGTCGATTGTCGGTGCGACGCACGCACGTGTCGGCGTTCGTATCGCACCTCGAGGGCTGGTGGTTTCAGAGGTGTATCGAAATCTTTCGCACAGAGCAGGCCACCTTCGTCAGCGGTGAAGAGATCGATGCGTACGTGAGTGACCTACGCGAGTCATTCCTACCGGAGAACCTACCTATTGACAGCGACGTGCCGTTGCTCGATCCGGACACTGAGACCTTTGCTGACCACCTTTTCGTTGCGCAGCTTGGCTGGGTCGGGGTGGGCACTTCACGAATCGCGTCGGCGGTTAGGGACTATCTACGTGCCTACACGCAGCGCTCGCGTTGGACGCGCGACAGCCTTGTCGGACCCGACGAGCTCGATCGGTATGAACGCCGATTGATTGAGGAGTGGCGCTACGTCTTCGATCGATGCGCTGAAGAACTACCCGCCGACGCGGGCGATGCGGCAAAGACTGCAGTAGCGCGGGAGATTTACCGCTGGGTTGAGGAAGCGACGGCGCCCCCGATCAGGGAACAGTGCACGGAGCGATTTCTAGTCCGTGGATCGCTACACATATTGGCTGATCGTGCTGACACTGGCGTCGGCTGGCATCCGGAGTTCGCCGCTCGACTAATGGCTCTACTCGAACCGGCCACAACATGA
- a CDS encoding three component ABC system middle component, which produces MTRRNSRHEPPEVATLLNPALIALLLSRAARAHEGEGAAGMPYIYAPIVATIALYPEARATLSMRVTTKFVNWITSNPELQLALQPKVAGMVSIVNEGLLFAVTNNVLRMSGARLTTGANGPSQTIKSDSRDVEAAQRAAAYLGRWLVHAGAPSTVCAMLGLTP; this is translated from the coding sequence ATGACCAGGCGCAACAGTCGTCATGAACCTCCAGAGGTTGCGACCTTACTGAACCCAGCGCTGATAGCGCTGCTCCTCTCTCGGGCCGCAAGAGCGCACGAAGGCGAAGGGGCAGCTGGCATGCCATACATCTACGCGCCGATCGTTGCCACGATCGCGCTGTACCCAGAAGCTCGCGCCACGCTGTCAATGAGGGTGACAACGAAGTTCGTCAACTGGATAACGTCCAATCCCGAACTTCAGCTGGCGCTACAGCCGAAAGTCGCTGGCATGGTTTCGATCGTGAATGAAGGACTGCTGTTCGCTGTCACTAACAACGTCCTCAGGATGTCCGGCGCGAGATTGACGACTGGCGCCAATGGCCCATCCCAAACAATCAAGAGTGACAGCAGGGACGTAGAGGCCGCGCAGCGAGCCGCCGCGTATCTCGGGCGATGGCTGGTACACGCCGGAGCACCGTCGACCGTGTGCGCGATGCTAGGACTTACGCCGTGA